One Streptomyces sp. NBC_01237 genomic region harbors:
- a CDS encoding ABC transporter permease translates to MAGENCLVANDWICGEYLRSRSQELTDATVQHIWITAVSVLIGLAVAFPLALLARRGRHFAGPVLGLTTVLYTVPSLAMFSLLLPLFGLSAALVVTGLVLYSLTILVRNILAGLEAVPQEAKDAAKGMGYGPARLLWEVELPLALPALMAGLRIATVSTVALTTVGSLVGKGGLGNLIEDALPSFFKAQVLTASVLCVLLAVAADLLLLGLQRLLTPWTRIRPTTGAAGRTGPAGRGGATGGPAGSPVVTKVEAG, encoded by the coding sequence ATGGCCGGAGAGAACTGCCTGGTGGCGAACGACTGGATCTGCGGGGAGTATCTGCGCTCCCGCAGCCAGGAGTTGACCGACGCCACCGTGCAGCACATCTGGATCACCGCGGTCTCGGTGCTGATCGGGCTCGCGGTCGCCTTTCCGCTGGCGCTGCTCGCGCGCCGCGGACGGCATTTCGCGGGGCCGGTGCTGGGGCTGACGACCGTGCTCTACACCGTGCCGTCGCTGGCGATGTTCTCGCTGCTGCTGCCGTTGTTCGGACTCTCCGCGGCGCTGGTCGTCACTGGCCTGGTGCTCTATTCGCTGACCATCCTCGTACGGAACATCCTGGCGGGGCTCGAAGCGGTGCCGCAGGAGGCGAAGGACGCCGCCAAGGGCATGGGGTACGGCCCCGCCCGGCTGCTCTGGGAAGTGGAACTCCCGCTCGCGCTGCCCGCGTTGATGGCGGGCCTGCGCATCGCCACGGTGTCGACGGTCGCGCTGACGACCGTCGGCTCACTCGTCGGCAAGGGCGGGCTCGGCAATCTCATCGAGGACGCGCTGCCGAGCTTCTTCAAGGCCCAGGTGCTGACCGCGTCGGTGCTCTGCGTACTGCTCGCGGTGGCGGCGGATCTGCTGCTGCTCGGGCTCCAGCGACTGCTGACGCCCTGGACCCGAATACGCCCGACGACGGGTGCGGCGGGACGGACGGGGCCGGCGGGTCGGGGTGGAGCGACCGGCGGCCCGGCGGGATCGCCCGTCGTCACGAAGGTGGAGGCGGGCTGA
- a CDS encoding ABC transporter ATP-binding protein: MIRFEHVTKRYADGTTAVDDLSFEVGEGELVTLVGPSGCGKTTTMKMVNRLIEPTEGRIFLDGDDISAIDPVQLRRRIGYVIQQVGLFPHKTVLENTATVPHLLGWNRGKGRERAAELLDLVGLDPSVYGGRYPEQLSGGQRQRVGVARALAADPPVLLMDEPFGAVDPVVRERLQNEFLKLQAQVRKTVLFVTHDIEEAVRLGDRIAVYGQGRIEQFDSPATVLGAPATPYVADFVGADRGLKRLSVTPIEESDLDQPPVVHLDDPLATATERLRSEGARWAVVLDGRDNLHGWISATSAASATAGGTVREHARRMEAWLPLGAPLKQAFATMLQHDAGWIAVIDKESAGRFLGVLTPARLHEALRRSIDADAQDVPRAEVAVETVAKVETAGAPGTKAG, translated from the coding sequence ATGATCCGTTTCGAGCACGTCACCAAGCGGTACGCGGACGGCACCACCGCCGTCGACGACCTTTCCTTCGAGGTCGGCGAGGGCGAACTGGTCACGCTCGTCGGACCTTCCGGCTGCGGCAAGACGACCACCATGAAGATGGTGAACCGGCTGATCGAACCGACCGAGGGGAGGATATTCCTCGACGGGGACGACATATCCGCCATCGACCCCGTCCAGCTCAGGCGCCGGATCGGCTATGTCATCCAGCAGGTCGGCCTCTTCCCGCACAAAACGGTCCTGGAGAACACCGCGACCGTCCCCCACCTCCTCGGCTGGAATCGCGGAAAGGGGCGCGAGCGCGCCGCCGAACTCCTCGACCTGGTCGGACTTGATCCTTCCGTTTATGGCGGCCGCTATCCGGAACAGCTCTCCGGCGGTCAGCGCCAACGCGTCGGAGTGGCCCGCGCATTGGCCGCCGACCCCCCGGTCCTGCTGATGGACGAACCTTTCGGGGCGGTCGACCCCGTCGTCCGTGAACGGCTGCAGAACGAATTCCTGAAACTCCAGGCCCAGGTCCGTAAAACCGTGCTGTTCGTCACGCACGACATCGAGGAGGCCGTCCGGCTCGGCGACCGTATCGCCGTCTACGGGCAGGGCCGCATCGAGCAGTTCGACTCCCCCGCCACCGTGCTCGGCGCCCCCGCGACCCCGTACGTCGCGGACTTCGTCGGCGCCGACCGGGGACTGAAGCGGCTCTCGGTGACGCCCATCGAGGAGAGCGACCTCGACCAGCCGCCCGTCGTCCACCTCGACGACCCGCTCGCGACGGCGACCGAACGGCTCCGGTCCGAGGGCGCGCGCTGGGCGGTCGTCCTGGACGGCCGGGACAACCTGCACGGCTGGATCTCCGCCACCAGCGCGGCGTCGGCCACCGCCGGGGGAACGGTCCGCGAGCACGCCCGCCGCATGGAGGCGTGGCTCCCGCTCGGCGCCCCGCTCAAGCAGGCGTTCGCCACGATGCTCCAGCACGACGCGGGCTGGATCGCGGTCATCGACAAGGAGAGCGCCGGCCGCTTCCTCGGCGTCCTCACCCCGGCCCGGCTGCACGAGGCCCTGCGCCGCTCGATCGACGCGGACGCCCAGGACGTACCGCGCGCGGAGGTCGCCGTGGAGACCGTGGCGAAGGTGGAGACGGCGGGGGCACCGGGCACGAAGGCGGGGTGA
- a CDS encoding alpha/beta hydrolase: MGLTSNAVLALAASLAVVLFAATIWLWPRLARRGVRAVSGRIGLLLATQVMVFASVGLAANNSFLFYGSWADLFGQKQDLGVVNDHADGASGSANMVRVGTQRPDGPGGTRPATGGRLDKVVVSGQISGIESSAYVYLPPEYFQPAYARRSFPAVVVLTGYPGTAENLFKGLRYPQTALARVKAGKAQPMILVMLRPTVAPPRDTECVDIPKGPKTETFFAKDLPQAISESYRVGNRARNWGIIGNSTGGYCALKIGLHHPDRFTVSAGLSAYYRAAEDPTTGDLFHGDEAARNRADLLWTLENRPPPGGSFLVTTSRQGEGNLKATKEFIKRVKAPARVSSIVLDSGGHNFTTWRREIPAALDWMSGRLSEN, encoded by the coding sequence ATGGGTCTCACCAGTAACGCAGTTCTGGCGCTGGCGGCATCACTGGCCGTCGTGCTGTTCGCCGCCACCATCTGGCTGTGGCCGCGGCTGGCGCGGCGTGGCGTCCGTGCGGTCTCGGGCCGGATCGGACTGCTGCTGGCGACCCAGGTGATGGTGTTCGCCTCGGTCGGCCTGGCGGCCAACAACTCGTTCCTCTTCTACGGTTCCTGGGCCGATCTCTTCGGGCAGAAGCAGGACCTGGGCGTGGTCAACGACCACGCGGACGGCGCGTCGGGGTCCGCGAACATGGTCCGGGTGGGCACCCAGCGGCCGGACGGGCCCGGTGGCACGCGGCCCGCCACCGGCGGACGGCTCGACAAGGTCGTCGTCTCCGGGCAGATCTCGGGCATCGAGAGCTCGGCGTACGTCTATCTGCCGCCGGAGTACTTCCAGCCCGCCTACGCCCGGCGGAGCTTCCCGGCCGTCGTCGTGCTCACGGGGTACCCGGGCACGGCCGAGAACCTGTTCAAGGGGCTGCGCTATCCGCAGACGGCCCTCGCACGGGTGAAGGCGGGCAAGGCCCAGCCGATGATCCTGGTGATGCTGCGGCCGACGGTGGCGCCGCCGAGGGACACCGAGTGCGTGGACATCCCCAAGGGCCCGAAGACGGAGACGTTCTTCGCGAAGGACCTGCCGCAGGCGATCTCGGAGTCGTACCGGGTCGGGAACCGGGCCCGTAACTGGGGCATCATCGGCAACTCGACCGGCGGCTACTGCGCGCTGAAGATCGGGCTGCACCACCCGGACCGGTTCACGGTGAGTGCCGGACTCTCCGCGTACTACCGGGCGGCCGAGGACCCGACGACGGGCGACCTGTTCCACGGCGACGAGGCGGCGCGCAACCGTGCCGACCTGCTGTGGACCCTGGAGAACCGGCCGCCGCCCGGCGGGTCCTTCCTGGTCACGACGTCCCGGCAGGGCGAGGGGAACCTCAAGGCGACCAAGGAGTTCATCAAGCGGGTGAAGGCTCCCGCCCGGGTGTCGTCGATCGTGCTCGACAGCGGCGGGCACAACTTCACCACCTGGCGGCGGGAGATCCCGGCGGCCCTGGACTGGATGAGCGGCAGGCTCAGCGAGAACTGA